Proteins from a genomic interval of Arvicanthis niloticus isolate mArvNil1 chromosome 26, mArvNil1.pat.X, whole genome shotgun sequence:
- the Scn2b gene encoding sodium channel regulatory subunit beta-2 — protein sequence MHRAAWLPRPAFSLTGLSLFFSLVPPGRSMEVTAPATLSVINGSDTRLPCTFNSCYTVNHKQFSLNWTYQECSNCSEEMFLQFRMKIINLKLERFGDRVEFSGNPSKYDVSVTLKKVQLEDEGIYNCYITNPPDRHRGHGKIYLQVLLEVPPERDSTVAVIVGASVGGFLAVVILVLMVVKCVRRKKEQKLSTDDLKTEEEGKTDGEGNAEDGAK from the exons ATGCACAGGGCTGCCTGGCTACCTCGCCCTGCCTTCAGTCTCACGGGGCTCagtctgtttttctctttgg TGCCCCCGGGGCGGAGCATGGAGGTCACAGCCCCTGCCACTCTCAGTGTCATCAATGGGTCTGACACCCGCCTACCCTGTACCTTCAACTCCTGCTACACCGTGAACCACAAGCAGTTCTCTCTAAACTGGACTTACCAGGAGTGTAGCAACTGCTCAGAGGAGATG tTCCTCCAGTTCCGAATGAAGATCATTAACCTGAAGCTGGAGAGGTTTGGAGACCGGGTAGAGTTCTCGGGGAACCCCAGTAAATATGATGTGTCAGTGACTCTAAAGAAAGTGCAACTAGAGGACGAAGGCATTTACAACTGCTATATCACCAACCCTCCGGACCGCCATCGTGGCCATGGCAAGATCTACCTGCAGGTCCTTCTGGAAG TGCCCCCAGAGCGGGACTCCACGGTCGCCGTTATTGTGGGTGCCTCAGTGGGGGGTTTCCTGGCTGTTGTCATCTTGGTGCTGATGGTGGTCAAATGTGtgaggaggaaaaaagagcagAAGCTCAGCACGGACGACCTGAAGACCGAAGAGGAAGGCAAGACGGATGGCGAGGGCAACGCGGAAGACGGCGCCAAGTAA